One genomic window of Nitrospirota bacterium includes the following:
- the gcvP gene encoding aminomethyl-transferring glycine dehydrogenase — protein MNQSISPTGLSNDERDPQHHTDTMATQDFLSPTDTFIHRHIGPSDADASEMLATLGMQSLEELTEATVPADIRLRKELDLPRHRGEQAVLQEIRSIAAENKVYRSLIGMGYSDCVTPGVIQRKIFENPSWYTQYTPYQAEIAQGRLEALVNFQTLVTDLTGLPLANASLLDEATAAAEAMAMCLAVSRSSGLERTEFFASQDCHPQTIAVMQTRAEPLGMTLRVGRTTTIDFSNPRLAGILLQYPATDGYVGDYSALVAEAHAAGILVVVATDLLALTLLRSPGEFGADIAVGSSQRFGVPLGFGGPHAAFLSAAETFKRQIPGRIVGVSKDGTGKTAYRLSLQTREQHIRREKATSNICTAQVLLAIMASMYAVYHGPEGLRRIAERIHGLAVVLAEGLRQLGFSVTAAAYFDTILVHLTKMQSESILLRANDKGINLRRYDDHSIGIALDEVSTEDEVQRLMEIFVGHDRLPFEVRDLSKKVITSFPSNLVRTSRYLTHEVFNRFHSEHEMLRYIHRLEAKDLSLVHSMIPLGSCTMKLNATAEMLPVTWPEFSRLHPFAPIEQTKGYQELFRQLEVWLAEITGLSAVSLQPNAGSQGEYTGLMLIRAYHRSRGEAHRDVCLIPLSAHGTNPASAAMVGMTVVTVACDRQGNVDVQDLEAKAAQHRDRLAALMLTYPSTHGVFEADVRRICQIVHTHGGQVYMDGANMNAQVGLCRPGDIGADVCHLNLHKTFCIPHGGGGPGMGPVTAARHLAPFLPSHPVTHLGGQDSIGPVSAAPYGSPSIVTISWVYIALMGRDGLTKATQMAILSANYMAKRLEKYYPILYTGTSGFVAHEFILDLRQFKETAGVEAMDVAKRLMDYGFHAPTVSFPVAGTLMIEPTESESRAEMDRFCEALIMIHAEIQDIIEGRQPRTNNLLKNAPHTAQVVTASEWNRAYSREQAAFPAPWVRDHKFWPAVSRVDEAYGDRHLVCTCPPTDTYS, from the coding sequence CGGCATGCAGTCGCTGGAGGAATTGACCGAGGCAACCGTACCCGCCGACATTCGCTTACGGAAGGAATTAGATCTGCCCCGGCACCGAGGGGAACAGGCCGTGCTGCAAGAGATCCGTTCCATAGCAGCGGAAAACAAGGTCTATCGTTCATTGATTGGCATGGGTTACTCCGACTGCGTGACGCCCGGCGTGATCCAGCGTAAGATTTTTGAGAATCCCTCTTGGTATACCCAATATACGCCGTATCAGGCTGAGATTGCCCAGGGCCGATTGGAAGCCCTCGTCAATTTTCAAACTCTGGTGACCGACCTCACCGGCTTGCCATTAGCCAACGCTTCGCTTCTAGATGAAGCGACGGCGGCAGCCGAAGCGATGGCCATGTGCCTCGCCGTCTCCCGTTCATCCGGCCTCGAACGGACAGAGTTCTTCGCGTCCCAAGACTGCCACCCCCAAACCATTGCTGTGATGCAAACGCGAGCTGAGCCCCTCGGGATGACGCTCCGCGTGGGGCGGACGACAACCATCGATTTTTCCAACCCTCGGCTGGCCGGCATCCTGCTGCAGTATCCAGCCACCGACGGCTATGTTGGTGATTACAGTGCGCTGGTTGCGGAGGCCCACGCAGCGGGGATTCTTGTGGTGGTCGCCACCGATCTGCTGGCCTTGACCCTCTTGCGCTCGCCGGGAGAATTTGGGGCCGATATCGCTGTCGGATCCAGCCAACGATTCGGGGTCCCGCTCGGATTCGGGGGGCCCCACGCCGCGTTCCTCTCAGCCGCTGAAACATTCAAACGGCAGATTCCGGGGCGCATCGTCGGAGTATCCAAAGATGGCACGGGGAAAACGGCCTACCGACTCTCGCTACAGACCCGTGAACAACACATACGGCGTGAGAAGGCAACAAGCAACATTTGTACGGCGCAGGTGCTCTTAGCGATCATGGCGAGCATGTATGCGGTCTACCATGGGCCGGAGGGTTTGCGGCGGATTGCCGAGCGCATCCATGGGCTGGCTGTGGTGCTGGCCGAGGGTTTGCGGCAGCTCGGATTCTCGGTCACAGCAGCAGCCTATTTCGACACGATTCTCGTGCACCTGACGAAGATGCAGTCCGAATCCATTCTACTGAGGGCCAACGACAAAGGAATCAATCTTCGCCGGTATGACGACCACTCTATCGGAATCGCGCTGGATGAGGTGAGTACGGAGGACGAAGTCCAACGGCTGATGGAAATCTTTGTCGGACATGATCGTCTTCCATTTGAAGTGAGGGACTTGAGTAAAAAGGTCATCACGAGTTTTCCGTCGAATCTCGTCCGTACGAGCCGGTATCTGACCCATGAGGTGTTCAATCGTTTTCACTCGGAGCATGAAATGCTTCGGTATATCCACCGTCTTGAGGCGAAGGATCTGTCGCTCGTTCACTCGATGATTCCTTTGGGGTCCTGCACCATGAAGTTGAATGCGACGGCCGAGATGCTGCCCGTCACCTGGCCCGAATTCTCACGGCTTCATCCCTTTGCGCCGATCGAACAAACGAAAGGGTATCAAGAGCTGTTTCGTCAACTGGAGGTCTGGCTGGCTGAGATCACCGGACTTTCGGCTGTGTCCTTGCAGCCGAATGCGGGCTCCCAAGGGGAATACACGGGGCTGATGTTGATCCGGGCCTACCACCGGAGCAGGGGTGAAGCGCATCGGGATGTCTGCTTGATTCCCCTGTCGGCGCACGGCACGAATCCAGCCAGCGCTGCGATGGTGGGCATGACGGTCGTCACCGTGGCTTGCGATCGACAGGGCAATGTGGATGTCCAGGATCTTGAAGCCAAGGCCGCTCAACATCGCGATCGGCTGGCGGCGCTCATGTTGACCTATCCCTCGACTCACGGCGTCTTCGAAGCGGATGTGCGGCGCATCTGTCAGATTGTCCACACGCACGGCGGGCAAGTCTATATGGACGGGGCCAACATGAATGCGCAGGTGGGGCTCTGTCGGCCCGGAGATATCGGCGCAGATGTCTGCCATCTGAATTTGCACAAGACATTCTGTATTCCCCATGGCGGGGGAGGACCAGGGATGGGACCGGTCACTGCAGCGAGGCACCTGGCGCCATTTCTTCCCAGCCATCCGGTCACGCATCTGGGCGGACAAGATTCCATCGGGCCTGTGTCGGCGGCACCGTACGGCAGCCCCAGCATCGTGACGATCTCTTGGGTCTACATCGCCCTGATGGGACGGGACGGGTTGACCAAAGCGACACAGATGGCGATCTTAAGCGCCAATTATATGGCCAAACGGCTGGAGAAATACTATCCCATTCTCTACACAGGAACGTCCGGATTCGTCGCCCATGAATTTATTCTTGATCTTCGTCAGTTCAAGGAGACTGCGGGGGTTGAAGCGATGGATGTGGCAAAGCGATTGATGGATTACGGGTTTCACGCTCCGACGGTGTCGTTCCCGGTGGCCGGGACCCTCATGATTGAACCGACGGAGAGCGAATCGAGAGCCGAAATGGACCGGTTCTGCGAAGCGTTGATCATGATTCATGCGGAGATACAGGACATCATCGAGGGGCGCCAGCCCCGCACCAATAATCTGTTGAAGAATGCCCCTCACACGGCACAGGTGGTCACGGCCAGCGAATGGAACCGAGCCTATAGCCGTGAGCAGGCCGCCTTTCCTGCCCCGTGGGTTCGTGACCATAAATTCTGGCCCGCCGTGAGCCGTGTAGACGAAGCCTATGGAGATCGCCATCTCGTCTGTACGTGCCCCCCGACCGACACCTACTCATAG
- a CDS encoding DUF4265 domain-containing protein yields MEKNIKVHLNPLLKGEANFLIHAKCGGEGEEVFWEQIWAKQISESEFEVCCIPFFAHDLSIRDKVETQREGQFDHLIKRVVQCSGHITFRVWFGDSNSPSIRDEVIGEALGRGCLVEWYSANLLGISANSEETARQISGYLLELENAGSLSYETGKNEGD; encoded by the coding sequence ATGGAAAAAAATATTAAGGTTCACCTCAACCCTCTTTTGAAGGGGGAAGCCAACTTTTTAATCCATGCTAAGTGTGGCGGCGAGGGAGAGGAAGTATTTTGGGAGCAGATTTGGGCCAAACAGATAAGTGAGAGCGAGTTTGAGGTGTGCTGCATACCATTCTTTGCACACGATCTCTCCATTCGAGACAAAGTTGAAACCCAACGGGAGGGGCAATTCGACCATCTCATCAAAAGGGTCGTGCAGTGTTCTGGTCACATTACGTTCAGGGTCTGGTTTGGGGACTCAAATTCTCCTTCAATTAGAGATGAAGTTATTGGAGAGGCGCTGGGTCGAGGATGTCTAGTGGAATGGTACTCTGCCAACCTGCTAGGCATCTCGGCTAATTCAGAAGAAACAGCTCGACAGATTTCTGGCTATCTACTCGAACTGGAGAACGCCGGTTCTTTATCTTATGAGACTGGCAAGAATGAAGGTGATTAA
- a CDS encoding PBP1A family penicillin-binding protein, whose product MMDRPIQLQDPPRRPLPRRPWRWWHISLLALGATVLIGVLAVGGVILYLSKDLPALDQLGTYQPSLVTQVYSSDQQLIGQFFIERRILTPVADIPEGLRRAVVAVEDVRFFEHPGLDYIGMLRAAWTNVRRGGKVEGASTITQQLARSLFLSSERTFDRKVRELILAYKMELVLTKEQILELYLNQIYFGQGAYGVASAAQSYFGKDLSSLTIGESAFLAGLPKSPNHYSPFKAYDRAKKRQEHVLTRMEEAKFITATAREQAAAEILNFRRPGVEQAAPYFVEYIRQLLVAKYGETMVYKGGLKVFTTLNMEMQKAAEAAFAAGLRELDKRQGWRGPLRTVDITAPTLPMVTATTDQALKVGDYREGVVTKVGKDQFLIQIGTTLANLAFDDMAWAKRRLTGPDTKKDVVVNPNLKQVLKPGDVIEVMVKKLERGIVQVQLEQTPVVEGGLITLEPGKGAIRAMVGGYDFARSEYNRAVQAKRQPGSAFKPMIYATAMSQGMSPASVILDAPVVYEQDQDEKTWKPENYGRKVHGMVSLRDALAHSHNLATVRLLDKIGVKPVIEFAKTVGITSPLAADLSLGLGSSSVGLMELTSTYCVLLNQGVRAEPYAIQFVKDNAGNVLELMEPHPQEVISKETAYLITNMMEDVIQKGTGQAAKGIGRPIAGKTGTTDEFINAWFIGGAPNLVTGIYVGFDDRRSLGETESGAHAALPIWINFMQKALKPLPIVAFTIPEGISFVKVDPTTGLLEDGQEGEASTVELFVKGSEPTQTTQRRLDPIDFYKLDQTPEGAL is encoded by the coding sequence ATGATGGATCGACCGATACAGCTTCAGGATCCGCCTCGCCGGCCTCTCCCTCGCCGGCCCTGGCGCTGGTGGCACATCTCGCTCCTTGCCCTGGGGGCGACCGTCTTGATCGGGGTCTTGGCAGTTGGGGGGGTGATCTTGTACCTCTCGAAGGACCTTCCCGCCTTGGATCAGTTAGGGACCTATCAACCAAGCCTGGTGACTCAGGTCTATTCGAGCGATCAACAACTCATCGGTCAATTTTTCATTGAACGCCGCATCCTGACTCCGGTCGCGGACATTCCGGAAGGCTTGCGACGTGCGGTCGTGGCGGTCGAGGATGTCCGGTTTTTTGAACACCCCGGTCTCGACTACATCGGCATGCTCCGTGCCGCCTGGACGAATGTGCGCCGGGGGGGCAAGGTTGAGGGGGCCAGCACCATTACTCAACAGTTGGCACGTTCGCTGTTCCTTTCCTCCGAACGCACCTTTGACCGCAAAGTCCGCGAGCTCATTCTGGCCTACAAAATGGAATTGGTCCTGACAAAAGAACAAATCCTCGAACTCTATTTGAATCAGATTTACTTCGGACAGGGCGCCTATGGAGTCGCGTCTGCCGCTCAATCGTATTTCGGGAAAGACCTCTCCTCCCTCACGATCGGAGAATCGGCGTTTCTCGCCGGTCTCCCGAAATCGCCGAACCATTACTCGCCTTTCAAGGCCTACGACCGCGCGAAAAAACGACAGGAACATGTGCTGACACGCATGGAGGAGGCGAAATTCATCACGGCAACAGCACGAGAACAGGCTGCAGCAGAAATACTCAATTTCCGGCGCCCTGGCGTCGAACAGGCCGCGCCTTACTTCGTCGAATACATACGTCAGCTGCTGGTGGCGAAGTACGGCGAAACGATGGTCTATAAGGGCGGGCTTAAAGTATTCACGACGTTGAACATGGAGATGCAGAAGGCTGCTGAAGCGGCCTTTGCAGCAGGTCTGCGCGAATTGGATAAGCGCCAGGGCTGGCGCGGCCCGCTCCGAACGGTCGATATCACCGCGCCGACCCTTCCCATGGTCACAGCGACGACTGATCAGGCGCTAAAAGTCGGAGACTATCGCGAGGGGGTCGTGACCAAAGTCGGGAAAGACCAATTCCTGATACAGATCGGCACGACGCTTGCGAATCTCGCCTTTGACGACATGGCCTGGGCGAAACGCCGTCTCACAGGGCCGGATACGAAGAAAGATGTCGTGGTCAATCCGAATCTCAAGCAAGTGCTGAAGCCCGGTGACGTGATCGAGGTCATGGTGAAAAAACTGGAGCGCGGTATCGTCCAGGTCCAGCTTGAACAGACTCCTGTGGTCGAAGGGGGATTGATCACGTTGGAGCCAGGCAAGGGCGCCATTCGGGCGATGGTTGGGGGCTACGATTTCGCCCGGAGTGAGTACAATCGGGCCGTGCAAGCCAAACGTCAGCCCGGGTCCGCCTTCAAGCCGATGATCTATGCGACAGCTATGAGTCAGGGAATGAGCCCCGCGTCGGTGATCCTCGATGCGCCGGTTGTCTATGAGCAGGACCAGGATGAAAAAACGTGGAAGCCGGAGAATTATGGGAGGAAAGTCCATGGCATGGTGAGTTTGCGGGATGCCCTCGCGCACTCACACAACCTGGCGACGGTTCGATTGTTGGATAAGATCGGCGTGAAGCCTGTCATCGAGTTTGCGAAAACGGTCGGGATTACCAGTCCGCTGGCAGCAGACCTGTCGCTGGGCCTCGGTTCATCCTCCGTTGGGCTGATGGAACTGACATCGACCTATTGTGTGTTGCTCAATCAGGGGGTCCGTGCGGAGCCCTATGCGATTCAGTTTGTTAAGGACAACGCGGGGAACGTCCTTGAGTTGATGGAACCACATCCACAAGAAGTGATCTCCAAAGAAACGGCATACTTGATTACGAACATGATGGAGGACGTGATCCAAAAGGGGACGGGCCAGGCGGCCAAGGGAATCGGTCGTCCGATCGCGGGAAAAACCGGAACGACGGACGAGTTTATCAATGCATGGTTTATCGGTGGTGCACCGAACCTGGTCACGGGCATCTATGTCGGTTTCGATGATCGACGCTCCCTCGGCGAAACGGAATCGGGGGCCCACGCTGCGCTACCTATCTGGATCAATTTTATGCAGAAAGCCCTCAAGCCACTTCCGATCGTGGCCTTTACCATTCCAGAAGGCATCTCATTCGTCAAAGTCGATCCGACAACGGGATTGCTCGAGGATGGACAGGAAGGAGAAGCCAGTACCGTCGAACTCTTCGTGAAAGGCAGTGAGCCAACCCAGACGACTCAGCGCCGATTGGACCCGATTGACTTCTATAAACTGGATCAAACTCCCGAGGGAGCCCTGTAG
- the typA gene encoding translational GTPase TypA has product MPTQLEPGERRSDIRNIAIIAHVDHGKTTLVDAVLRQTHVHRKIDDMGERIMDSMDQERERGITIRAKNASVIYKGVKINIVDTPGHADFGGEVERTLRMVDGVLILIDAKEGPMPQTTFVLRKALALGHKAIVVINKIDRPDAVIDDVVNRTFDLFVHLGATDEQLDFPIVYTAAIKGTATLDINKPGTDITPLLDTVLEKIPAPAINADAPLQILVLSLIQDLYKGKMGVGKIQSGSIARRQNVLVLGKDGAQFPGKVSDLAVYSGLERTDMEQAEAGEIVAVAGLEEVSIGDTIADAEHPVALPRVTIDEPTVQMTFSVNNSPFAGREGKYLTSRHLRDRLFKELETNVSLRVQETDSADKFLVAGRGELHLGVLIEQMRREGYELQVSQPEVIVHRDGDKVLEPYEELTIQVPETYQGAVIEELGKRRGELRHMKLIHSDAGPSEMHLEYHIPTRGIMGLKNLLVTKTRGTIIMHHVFVEYGPVEERELTVATHGSLVAHEDGVSTGYAIFMTQERGTMFIGPVVDVYRGMVVGENSRDEDMDVNVCKEKHLSNMRASGSDEALVLTPPREMGLEFALEYIGPDELVEVTPKSLRIRKRLLNPDDRRKARKAGK; this is encoded by the coding sequence ATGCCTACGCAACTTGAGCCGGGTGAGCGCCGAAGCGATATCCGGAATATTGCAATCATCGCCCACGTCGATCATGGCAAGACGACACTGGTCGATGCCGTGCTCCGACAGACCCATGTCCATCGCAAGATCGACGATATGGGGGAACGGATCATGGACTCGATGGACCAGGAACGTGAGCGCGGGATCACCATACGGGCCAAAAACGCCAGCGTGATCTACAAGGGCGTCAAGATCAATATCGTCGATACGCCGGGGCATGCCGACTTCGGCGGGGAAGTCGAACGCACCCTTCGCATGGTGGATGGTGTCCTCATCTTGATCGATGCGAAAGAAGGCCCCATGCCGCAAACAACCTTCGTGTTGCGGAAGGCCCTGGCACTCGGCCACAAGGCCATCGTGGTCATCAACAAGATCGATCGTCCTGACGCGGTGATCGATGACGTGGTCAATCGGACCTTCGACTTGTTCGTCCATCTCGGTGCGACAGACGAGCAGCTCGATTTCCCGATTGTCTACACGGCGGCGATCAAGGGTACCGCGACGCTCGATATCAATAAGCCTGGTACGGACATTACCCCGCTCCTCGACACAGTTCTGGAAAAAATTCCCGCACCGGCCATCAATGCCGATGCGCCCCTCCAGATCCTGGTGCTCTCTCTCATTCAAGATCTCTACAAAGGCAAGATGGGCGTGGGGAAGATCCAATCCGGTTCGATCGCCCGCCGACAGAACGTGCTGGTGCTGGGAAAAGACGGCGCACAGTTCCCCGGAAAAGTCTCGGACCTCGCAGTCTACTCCGGCCTCGAACGGACGGACATGGAACAGGCCGAGGCAGGAGAAATCGTCGCGGTGGCCGGCTTAGAGGAAGTGAGTATCGGCGATACGATTGCCGATGCGGAACATCCAGTCGCACTTCCCCGAGTCACCATTGACGAACCGACTGTCCAAATGACCTTTTCTGTGAACAACAGCCCCTTCGCAGGACGGGAGGGTAAGTATCTCACCTCGAGGCATTTGCGCGATCGGCTCTTCAAAGAACTCGAGACCAACGTGTCGTTGCGGGTGCAGGAAACGGACAGCGCGGATAAGTTCCTCGTGGCCGGCCGCGGGGAGTTGCATCTTGGTGTCCTGATCGAGCAAATGCGGCGGGAAGGGTACGAGCTGCAGGTCTCCCAACCGGAAGTCATCGTCCACCGCGATGGAGACAAGGTCCTCGAACCCTATGAAGAGCTCACCATTCAGGTCCCGGAAACCTATCAAGGCGCCGTGATCGAAGAGCTCGGCAAGCGCCGCGGCGAGTTGCGCCACATGAAACTCATCCATTCCGACGCAGGACCGAGCGAAATGCATCTGGAGTACCATATCCCCACCCGCGGCATCATGGGGCTCAAGAACCTCTTGGTCACGAAGACCCGCGGTACCATCATCATGCACCACGTCTTCGTCGAGTATGGACCGGTGGAGGAGCGTGAACTCACAGTGGCGACCCATGGGTCCCTCGTCGCGCACGAAGACGGAGTCAGTACCGGCTATGCCATCTTTATGACCCAGGAACGGGGCACCATGTTTATCGGCCCTGTCGTGGATGTCTATCGCGGAATGGTCGTCGGTGAGAACAGCCGGGACGAAGACATGGACGTCAATGTGTGTAAAGAAAAGCACCTGTCCAATATGCGGGCGTCAGGTAGCGATGAGGCGTTGGTCCTTACCCCGCCGCGGGAGATGGGCTTGGAGTTCGCACTCGAATATATCGGTCCGGATGAATTGGTTGAGGTCACTCCGAAGAGTCTCCGTATCCGCAAGCGGCTCCTCAACCCTGACGACCGCCGTAAGGCCCGCAAAGCTGGAAAATAA
- a CDS encoding peroxiredoxin, protein MSDVAPEIKVGDTAPDFNLKDQDQQDVKLSDYRGKKNVVLCFYPLDWSPVCQGENKCLTDDFPKFQSANAELFGISCDSFFSHKAWADSMDLKHRLLSDVHRTTAKGYGLYFEPLNCSKRATVIVDKNGKVAYAKVQEIKVAREDKDILAALAKLS, encoded by the coding sequence ATGAGCGACGTAGCACCGGAAATCAAGGTAGGCGATACCGCACCGGATTTTAACTTAAAAGACCAGGACCAGCAGGACGTGAAGCTGAGCGACTATCGTGGCAAGAAAAATGTCGTCCTCTGTTTCTATCCGCTGGACTGGAGCCCGGTCTGCCAAGGCGAGAACAAGTGTTTGACCGACGACTTCCCCAAGTTCCAATCGGCCAATGCAGAACTGTTCGGCATCAGCTGCGACAGCTTCTTTTCCCACAAGGCCTGGGCTGACTCCATGGACCTCAAGCATCGGCTGCTGTCGGACGTCCATCGGACCACCGCAAAGGGCTACGGTCTCTATTTTGAGCCGTTGAACTGCTCGAAGCGCGCGACTGTCATCGTGGACAAGAACGGCAAGGTCGCCTATGCGAAGGTGCAGGAAATCAAGGTAGCGCGGGAGGATAAGGACATCCTTGCAGCTCTCGCCAAGCTTAGCTGA
- a CDS encoding thioredoxin family protein codes for MSGTVEDVRDENYKEFTEAPASIVAYGLATCEPCKTYDPILEQIAVTFPDVKVGKAKMHVPGRCREIKKSHTFETYPTTHFFSNGKLLLTREGVVEPDELAALISDHLLK; via the coding sequence ATGTCTGGCACCGTCGAAGACGTCAGAGACGAAAACTACAAGGAATTTACCGAGGCACCCGCCTCGATCGTCGCCTATGGGTTAGCGACCTGTGAGCCCTGCAAGACCTACGACCCGATCCTGGAACAGATCGCCGTCACATTTCCAGACGTGAAGGTCGGCAAGGCCAAGATGCACGTGCCGGGCCGTTGCCGTGAGATCAAGAAGAGCCACACTTTCGAGACCTACCCCACCACGCACTTCTTTTCCAATGGCAAGCTGCTCCTGACCCGTGAAGGAGTGGTGGAGCCGGACGAACTCGCCGCCCTGATTTCAGATCACCTGCTGAAATAG
- a CDS encoding nuclear transport factor 2 family protein, whose translation MAWAVEEGDAIQKTIKEAAMAASTFSESRDKHAVLKLYTKDYVGIQDGETETRESIEKWLSDYEAELKNGSSLRFISSVSNLQVRIPGPTAWATYDYVFQAIRKGELEAQDAGQCTTLLRKEGSTWLIQHEHCSKTRLTK comes from the coding sequence GTGGCCTGGGCTGTCGAGGAAGGGGACGCGATCCAGAAGACCATCAAGGAAGCCGCCATGGCAGCCTCAACCTTTTCCGAATCCAGAGATAAGCATGCCGTGTTGAAACTCTATACCAAGGACTATGTCGGTATTCAGGATGGCGAGACGGAGACGAGGGAGTCCATCGAGAAGTGGCTGTCGGACTATGAAGCTGAGCTCAAGAACGGAAGCAGCCTGCGCTTTATCAGCTCCGTGTCAAACCTACAAGTTCGGATCCCAGGCCCCACTGCTTGGGCGACCTACGACTATGTGTTTCAAGCGATCAGGAAAGGCGAACTCGAAGCACAGGACGCCGGGCAATGCACCACCCTCCTCCGCAAAGAGGGCTCCACCTGGCTGATTCAGCACGAACACTGCTCGAAGACGCGATTGACGAAATAG
- a CDS encoding 6-carboxytetrahydropterin synthase — translation MSTVLLTKRIEFAAAHRYIKPEWDEAKNRSVFGLCYNPPAHGHNYLIEVTVTGEVDPQTGMVVNLFDLKRILLHVLEEFDHKNLNLDMPYFKDRIPTSENLALVLWAKLDQQEAIGTLHAIRLYEDEDLYADVTAAAGLDVASVTRRYSFTAVQDGRPGPEWDCFITVHGTIDPVTGMVTDIGALNRLVQERVVQRFDRHDLREALGTQSVTGEQLAEYIWTQLVSSLPSGRLSNVRLVQSRDLSFEYAG, via the coding sequence ATGTCTACCGTCCTTTTGACAAAACGTATCGAGTTTGCGGCGGCCCATCGTTACATCAAACCTGAATGGGATGAGGCGAAAAACCGTTCCGTGTTCGGTCTCTGCTACAACCCGCCGGCACATGGGCATAACTACCTGATCGAAGTGACCGTCACCGGCGAGGTGGATCCACAGACCGGCATGGTCGTGAATCTCTTCGATTTGAAGCGTATCCTGCTCCATGTGCTTGAAGAATTCGACCATAAGAATTTGAATCTCGACATGCCCTATTTCAAGGACCGGATCCCGACATCCGAAAACCTTGCGCTGGTGCTCTGGGCCAAGCTGGATCAGCAAGAAGCCATCGGGACCCTCCATGCGATCAGGTTGTATGAGGATGAAGATCTCTACGCAGACGTGACGGCCGCAGCAGGACTCGACGTCGCCAGTGTCACGCGCCGCTACTCCTTCACGGCAGTACAGGACGGCAGGCCAGGCCCTGAGTGGGATTGCTTCATCACAGTCCATGGCACTATCGACCCCGTCACCGGTATGGTGACGGATATCGGTGCCCTCAACCGGTTGGTCCAGGAAAGGGTGGTGCAGCGGTTCGACCGGCACGACCTTCGTGAGGCCCTCGGGACTCAGTCTGTGACCGGTGAGCAGCTAGCCGAATATATCTGGACACAACTGGTCTCTTCTCTCCCATCGGGAAGACTATCGAATGTCCGTCTCGTTCAGTCCCGGGATTTGTCTTTCGAATACGCAGGCTAG
- a CDS encoding DUF3501 family protein, whose product MKQLVQADLLSMADYERQREGLRSQIIALKQRRRISVGPLVTLIFENRETLRFQTQEMIRVEHIIDPRKVQEELDVYNALMPGSGELSATLLIEITEQDRMKEWLDMFMGLDHGETVAIRAESEQVFGQFEGGHSHETKISAVHFVRFRPTASMTASFADLRQPVMLTVHHHAYHAEASVPGSMREEWLSDLGA is encoded by the coding sequence ATGAAACAACTTGTCCAAGCTGATCTGTTGTCTATGGCTGACTATGAGCGCCAGCGGGAGGGGCTCCGCTCGCAGATCATCGCACTGAAGCAGCGGCGGCGGATTTCCGTCGGGCCGCTCGTCACGCTCATCTTCGAAAATCGCGAGACGTTGCGGTTTCAGACGCAGGAAATGATCCGGGTCGAGCACATTATCGATCCCCGCAAGGTCCAGGAAGAGTTGGATGTCTATAATGCCCTCATGCCGGGATCCGGTGAGTTGAGCGCCACCCTGCTGATCGAGATCACGGAACAGGACCGGATGAAAGAATGGCTCGACATGTTCATGGGACTCGACCACGGAGAAACCGTCGCGATCCGCGCCGAGTCCGAACAGGTCTTCGGACAGTTCGAAGGCGGCCACAGCCATGAAACAAAAATCAGCGCAGTCCATTTCGTCAGGTTCCGGCCGACTGCGTCGATGACCGCGTCGTTCGCCGACTTGCGTCAACCGGTTATGCTGACGGTGCATCATCACGCCTACCATGCAGAGGCATCTGTTCCCGGGAGCATGCGCGAAGAGTGGCTCTCTGACCTCGGCGCGTAA